In Vicinamibacteria bacterium, the genomic window AATGTCAGCGGGGAAGGTCTTCGGGTCGGTGCTGGGGTCGGGAGGCGGAGTCGGGGTGTCCGCGGTAACAGTCCAGCCCGCGATGAGCAACATCAGCATCGCGTGCAAAGCCACCCGTCCTGTGCGGGGGCTCGCCGACTTAGGCTGAAGCCAGTCCGTGCAACAGTTCACGCGCTCTCTCGAACGACGTGGAAGCAATAGACCGATGGGCGCCTCCCTCCGCACTGACCTGAGCCGCTCCGGTCGGGGCCTTAGGAAGCGGAGGAAGAGGAGCCGGCATCGACTCTTCAGCTCTTCTCCTTCCGCCGTCCCTTGGCAGCTTGGTTGGGTAGAGAGCCCCACAGTTGCTTTAGAGGTCAATCCTTCCTCTTGGATCCGGCCGGGGCGTTTCCAAGGACGAGGCCCGGACAGAACCTCACCAGAAAGCACGACCGGCTGTTCTCACTTGCACATGCGCAAAAGGAGCGGCAATTGGCTCACGCTCGAAGGCGATCAGATTTAGGTGTGTAGCGCCGCATAGATCGTGGCCCTGGCAAGCGTTGCTCTGACCCTGCAGGTGGTACGATCGAGCCTCGGGAGGGATCCGTTTAGCCCTTCGTGCCCTCGCCAGCGGGGAATCCTTTATTGTTGCAGCCCTCGGACGAGCCAGAGCCGCCGCACCTCTCCGATGAGAACAGGTGGTACACCGAGCACACGGCTCTCCTCATCAGCACGGTCAAGTGGTCATTGCTGGGGGCGGCGGCCGGGGTTTGCGTCGGGGAGGGAACGCGCGTCTTCCTCTGGTCACTGGCCGCCTCCTCGCGTCTGACGGCACATTTCTTCGCCGGCGGCTTCAAGCCCTACTATCTGCTTCCCGTCGCGCTCCCTCTCTGCGTCTGGCTGATCCGCAGCTTCGCGCCGTCGGCCCACGGGCACGGGACGGAGGCCGTGATCGCCGCCGTCCACCAGAGGTCGGGCAAGGTCGACTGGCTGGTGGCCCCCGTCAAGCTGCTTGCGACCGTGCTCACCCTGGCGTTCGGGGGCTCGGTTGGGAAGGAGGGGCCCTGCGCCCAAATCGGTGCCGCCATCACCAGTCTTTTCGCCGACCTGCTTCGCCTCAAGGACGAAGATCGGCGGCGGCTCGTGATCTGCGGCATCGGCGCCGGCTTTGCCGCCGTGTTCGGGACCCCGGTCTCGGGCGCCCTCTTCGGAATCGAGGTCCTTTACCTGGGGCGCATCGAATACGCCGTGCTCTTCCCCTGCCTCGTGTCCGGTATCGTGGCCCACCTGGTCTGCGGCGTGAGCGCCCCTGTCCCCGTTTTGCACAGCGACCTGTCCGTGCTGGACCAAAAGACCATCGTCCCCCTCTCCATCGCCTTCGGCGGTGCCTTCGGCTTGATCGCGCTCCTTCTCATCGAGAGCATGAGGGGCATGGAGAGAGCGCTCCGCCGCGTGAGTCATCATCCGTATCTGGTCGCCGCGGGCGGGGGAGCGGTGCTCGCCTTGTTCTACGTCGTCGTCGGCGACCAGTACGCTGGATTGGGGACCCAGGTCATCGAGTCCTCGCTCGCGGGAACGGCGAAGGTCGTGGTCGCGGCCTTCCTGTTCAAGATCCTCGCGACCGCCATCACCCTGGAGACAGGGGGTAGCGGTGGCATCGTCACCCCGCTTTTCTTCATCGGGGCTACGAGCGGGGCCGCCCTAGCCCAGGCCGCGGGCCTGCCTTCGGGTGTCTTCGCCGCCTTCGGGTTCGTCTCCGTCCTGGCCGCGGCCGCCAATACGCCCATCGCAGCGGCGGTCATGGGAATGGAGCTCCTTCCCACGCAGCTGGGGGTCTATGCGGCGCTGTGCGCGGGCACGGCCTTTCTCATCGTGGGCCATAGGAGCGTCTACGCCAGCCAGAAGCTCGGCTTTACGAAGTCCGCCGGCCTGGAAATTCCTCTCGATGTTCCCGTAGAAGAGGGCCGCGACGCGATGCGTGTCAGGAGGGGTAGCCTGACCGAGCTCGTGCACAATGCCGTCATCCGGCGGACGAAGAAAGCCGAGAAGCCTTCCGAAGAGTGAGCCCCGTCCACCCCGCTGGACATCCCAAGGGCCTTACACTGGGACGCGCGCTCACCCTCTCTCTCGCGGGAGTAGCCCTGGTGGTCGGCCTGCTCCTCGGTCTCCTCTTACAGCGTTGGGGGGATTCTCTTCTCGCCGCCTCCGAGCGATTGCGCGAAGCGTTGAGCGGGCGTGCGGAGGCCGAGGTCAGACGGACGCTGGGAGGCGCCGAGGCCGCGCTCGAAGACGTAACAAAGCAGGCCCGGAGCGGCGCCATGGATGTCGAGGATCCGCTCTCAGTCGAGCGATGCCTGTTCACTGACCTGATGGCGAACGCCGATCTGGCCGAGGTGACTCTCACCCGCGCGAGAAGGACCGCGGATGACGCCAGCGCACCGCTTGCGGCCCAAGAGAGATGGCAGCTCTCGGTGTTCCGTGAAGGGAACGAGGCTTCTCGCATCGTCACCTCCCACTCGCACCGGCAGGGGAAGGATTTCGTGGTCGACGTTCGGGCGCGGCCTCCGGGTTCCTACGCTCTCCGGGCGGTGGCCTTTGCCCGCGCCGCCAGCCCCGGGGAGGACCCCACGGTTCACCCGACGTTTGCCTCGACGCTACAGCACCATCGCTTTTCCTCCGACCCTCTGTGGACGGACCTGCACTACGCCGAGCTGGACGCTCGGCTTCCGGAGGCGGACCGCCGCGTCGTGGTGACGGTCATGAAGGTGCTCGAAGACGACGCGGGCCGTTTCCTGGGCGTGATCCGCGTGGGGCTCCTCACGACCGCCCTCGACCGGGTGGCCCGTCTCCGGGTGGACGCGAACGATCCCGCCGACCCGCATCGGGTCTTTCTCGCGGACGCGGACGGTCGTCTCATCACGCGCCTCCACTCGGAGCAGAAGTTCGAAGAGGAGAAAGGAGACCTTCGAGCCGCGGCCGAGGGACTGCCGGAGGAAATGCGTGTCGCCCTGGCCCATCCGGCTCTGCGTCGGGTCAGCCCTGAAGATCCCGTGGGATTCGGCCGTTTCGATGTGGGGGGGCGGGCGTTCCTGGTGTCCGCTCTGAACCTGCGGGGGGCGCAAGGGTGGCGTGTGGGGATCGTGGTGCCGGAAGACCACTACCTGGGCGCCTTCCGCCGGGTCCGCGTGGTGCTGCTGCTAGTGTCGGTGTCGGCGGGTGGAGTCCTCCTGCTGTTCGGGATTCTGGCCTTGAGGAGCGTGCGGGGCAGTCTGGCCCGAATGGTGGCGTCGGCGGCGCGGATGCGAGAGTTCGACTTTGCCCCCGCCCCCGCGACATCACCGTTCCGGGACGTCGCAGAAGTGATGACCGACATGGAACAGGCGAAAACGGCTCTCCGGGCGCTGGGGAAGTACGTACCCATAGACCTCGTTCGGCAGCTCTACCGGGCCCGGAAGGAGCCGACGCTGGGCGGCGAGCTTCTCGACGTCAGCCTCATGTTTACGGACATCCAAGACTTCACGATGCTTTCGGAACGCCTTCCCCCGGACACGCTGGCTGCCGCGCTGGGCCGGTATTTCGCCGTCATGACGGCGGCCATCCACGCGGCGGGGGGTACGGTCGACAAGTACATCGGCGACGCGGTCATGGCTCTCTGGAACGCCCCGGAAGCTCAAAGGGATCATGCCACTCACGCCTGCTCAGCCGCCCTTGAGTGCTTGGAGGCGACGGGAGCACTCATGAGCTCACGGGACTGGGCCGGGCTCCCGCCCTTCCGCACGCGCTTTGGTCTGCATCGAGACAAAGTGATGGTCGGCCACTTCGGGGCTCCCGACCGGCTCAGCTACACTGCCCTGGGAGACGGCGTGAACGTGGCGTCACGGTTGGAAGGTCTGAACAAGACGTACGGTACGACGATTCTCGTGAGCCAGGCGATCCGCGAGAGCGCAGGGGAGGCGTTTGCCTTTCGTCTGGTAGACGTTGTGGCGGTGAAAGGGAAGAGCCAGGGTATCCGGGTCTACGAGCTGATCTGTGCCGGGCCCGGAGCCGCAAGCCAGCAGGAGCGCATAAAGGCCTACGAGCGCGCGCTAGAGGCTTACCAGCAAAGAAGATTCGCCGACGCCCTGAAACTATTGGCAGGGCGAGAGGATGACCCGCCCAGCCAGGTTCTCGAGGAGCGCTGTCGGAGGTTCCTGAGGACTCCCCCTCCGGACGAGTGGAACGGGCTTTTCGTGGCCGACTCGAAATGACGTCTGCGACTGCCCAGAGGTAGCAGGGCAATCCTTTCGGCGCGGAGGGACATGAGCGCCGCCCGCGGCCGAGCGGACCAGCGTTCTGGGTTCCGGTGACTCTGACGGGCTGTGCGCTGTTCAGCCCAAGCGGACTCACGCCCTGCGGTCTGAACGCTCTGCCCCACTCCCCGAGTGCCCCGGTCCGGCTAGCAGCAGCTCCGGCAACACGGCAAGGGAGGTGATCTTCGCTTCCGGCTCGCCCGGGAGATGCTCGGCAAGCTGTGCCGTCCGGTTGACCCAGAAGGCCCGCAGCCCGAAGGTGCTAGCCCCGGCTACGTCCCACGCGTTGGCGGAAACGAAGACCAGGTCGGACGGGGCCGCCACGAAGTGCTGCGTCGCCATCCGGTAGACACGTGGGTCCGGCTTGTACACGCTGACGGCATCAACGGAGAGCAGCGCTTCGAAGAAGCGGTCGAGTCGCGCCGCCTTGACCGCCGCCTCGAGCATCGGGGGCGAGCCGTTCGACAAGACCGTGAGTCGCAGGCCGTTCTCGTGGAGTGTGCCCAGCGACTCGTGAACCTCTGGGTACGCTTCCGGCGTCCAGTAGCCCGCGAGCAAGTCCTCGGCCAACCTAGCGTCCTCGATTCCACAAGCCCGGAGGCTGTAGAGAAGCGCTTCCCGCGTAACCGTCAAGAAGTCCGCGTACCGGCCCATCAGGCTGCGCAGCCAGGTGTACTCGAGCTGTTTCTGACGCCAGAGCATCGAAACGCGCTGGGCCGAAGCCCCCAGCCGGGCCTGGTGCCGGCCGACGACGGACCCCACGTCGAATAGGGTGCCGTAGGCGTCGAAAACGCAGGCCACCGGGACCCTCTGCGTTGCCTGACCTGCCATGCGGCTGATCGTACTACCGCAGAGAGTCTCGTGGAGGTCGCCGACACACGGGCGCCCGGCCTCGAGAACTCTTGGAGTCGCGCCTCCCTTGGGGGGGCCGCTCCCGAGCGGCGTGGGCTACCCGCGGGGACTATCCGGATCTCACCTCTTCTTGCTGAAGGGCGAGTCCTTCTTCCTGTATCCGGCAGGGATGTCGAAGGCGGACGCTGGAATGGAGCCCGTCTTCACCTCGGTGGCCTCCGACAGGGTATCGATCTTGAGCATCATGACCTTGGCATTGATGCCGGTGGACAGGGGGAAGCCCTTGATCCTCTTCATCTCCTCGAACATCTTCTCGAACCGCGCCCCCATGGGGCCCATGGCCGCGTACGGCGCCTTGGAAGCGTCGTAGTACTGCTGGGGTGCCTTCAGGTCGGGGGCCGCCCAGATGTCGAACTTCATGTCGTCGCCCATGGAAAGGATGTAGTGGTCGCAGTCGTAGCCGGCGACCTTTTTGGCGCCTTCCACTTTCTGGACCGACACGTCCGAGACCTTGCCGCCCATGAGCCCTCCCAAGGGGCTGTTGGCGGTCGCCTGGCGGAATTGGTCGAACATTGCCGCCATTTCCGCCGCCGACGTCTCGTAGTACTCCTTCTTCCGGTTGTCGATCATGGTCATGGCCCCCGTGGAGTAGTTCACGATTGTGTCCATGTCGCCATTCGACGTGCGCGTTTTGTCGCTCGAGAGGTACTGCGTGGCGGTCGCCGTGTGATCCTTCGCCCTGACCGTCGAGACGATAGTCAGGTCATCGGCGTGGGCCGGCAGCATAGCCAGACACACGAAACCGACCGCGCAAGCGAAGGCTTTGGTCACAGCTTTCATGGCAAACCCATCCTTTCAGACAGCGGACCCGTCCCTAGGTACATAAGCGCAAACGGAGGACAAATCGGCTCGAATTGTTCCCGGCGGCCGCGCACCGATCCTGTCGTGGGGCTGCCGGCTGACGCTTGCTTCGCTAGGCGGGAGCGCGGAACTATGCTATTTTTCAGCAACTTCCGGCCGTGCAGGGTGAGACCTTGAGCAGCGTTCCATCGAAGCCCATCAGCGAACTGTTGGTGCGGTGGAAAGGCGGCGACCAGGAGGCCTTGCAGGCTCTCCTGCCGCTCGTCTACGACGAGCTCAAGCGGATCGCCCACCACTACTTGCGGAACGAACGCCCTGGCCACACTTTACAGAGCACCGCCCTGGTGCACGAGGCGTATCTGCGGCTCGTGGAGAGCCCGCTTCAGCTGCAGAACCGCGCGCATTTCTTCGCGGTCGCCGCGCGTCTGATGCGCGAGATCCTGGTCGACCACGCTCGCCGCCGCCGCGCAGCCAAGCGGGACTACCGCTGCAAGATAACGCTGGATCGAGCGGTCGCCCTCCCGCAAAAGCGCGAGGTCGACCTCCTTGCCTTGGACGACGCCCTTGACGAGCTCTCCCGTTTGGACCCCCGCCAGGGCCGAATCGTGGAATTGCGCTTTTTTGGCGGGTTGTCAATTGAGGAAACGTCCGAGATCTTGGGCATCTCGCCCGCGACCGTGAAGAGGGAGTGGGCCACCGCTCGCGCATGGTTGCACCGCGAGATGAGCGGGGGAGCGGCGCGCCCGTGACGCCCGAGCGCTGGAGCGAGGTCAAGGAAAGACTGGCGGCCGCTCTTGAGCTGGAGTCAGACCGGCGAGCGGCCTATCTTGCTGAAATCGGGTCGAGAGACCCGGACCTGCGAGCGGAGCTCGAGTCTCTCCTTGCGTCTCACGAGGAGGCGGGCGGTCACTTCTTGAGCAGGCCTGCCGCGCCGGAAGGGATGTTGGAATCGCCTTCGGTTCCCAATCGCCTCCTCGGCCGCCGGCTAGGCCCCTACCAGATCCTGGAGCAGATCGGCGCTGGGGGCATGGGCGAGGTGTACCGTGCTTTCCGTGCCGACGAAGAGTACCGGAAGGACGTCGCGATCAAGCTCATACGGGCAGGGCAGGACTCGACCCTCGTGATCAGCCGTTTCAAGAACGAGCGGCAGATTCTCGCCAACCTCGATCATCCGAACATCGCCAGGCTGCTCGACGGGGGCACTACCGAAGAGGGCACACCCTACCTAGTCATGGAGCTGATCGAGGGCATGCCCATCGACGAATACTGCGATGCCCACAAACTGCCGACAGCGGAGCGTTTGAAGCTCTTCTTGAAAGTATGTTCGGCGGTGCAGTACGCCCATCAGAGGCTCATCATCCATCGCGACATCAAGCCCGGCAACACCCTCGTGAAGGCGGACGGAGTGCCCAAGTTGCTGGATTTCGGGATCGCCAAGATCCTGACCACGGACGACGCGGGGGCCATTCAGGCGACCGCGACCGGCGTCCGCCAGCTCACTCCCGAGTATGCGAGCCCGGAGCAGCTGCGGGGCCAGACCATCACTACCGCAAGCGATGTCTACTCCCTGGGGCTTGTCTTATACCGAGTGCTTACCGGCCACTCGCCCTATCGCCTGGGGACGCATTCGCTTCGCGAGATCGTTCAAGCCGCCTGCGAGATCGAACCCGAGAGGCCCAGCAGCGTGATTGGCCGGGTCGAAGACGTCCAGGACCACGAGGAGGGGCTCACTACCGTGACGCCCGAATCCGTGGGCCGGGTGCGCGACGGCTCTCCCGAGAAGCTGCGCCGCCGCCTGGCCGGCGACTTGGACACCCTGGTGATGAAGGCGCTCGCGAAGGACCCCGGCCAGCGGTACACCTCCGCGGAGCAGCTTGGGGAAGACATTCGTCGCCATCTGACGGGCTTGCCGATCGCGGCCCGCAAACAAACCGTGGCCTACCGCCTCCGGAAGTTTGGGCTCCGGCATCGATCGACCGTGGCGGCCGCGCTCCTCGTGTTCTTGACCCTAATTCTGGGGATCGTTCTCACCACGCGCGCCGCGCGCATCGCTCGCGCGCAGCAGGCCCGTGCTGAACGGAACTTCAACAACGTGCGCAAGCTCGCGAATGCGCTATTGTTCGAGGTCCACGACTCGATCAAGGACTTGCCAGGCGCGACGGTGGCGAGAGGTCTGATTCTAGAACGCGCGCAGGAGTACCTGGATGACCTTGCCCGCGAGTCCAGGACTGATTCCGCGCTGCTTCGGGAACTGGCAACGGCATACGAAAGGCTCGCGCATCTGCAGGGAGACCCGAGGGAGGCCAACCTCGGCAACACGACGAAAGCGCTCCAGAACTACCGCCAGGCCATTGAGCTGCGGCAAGCAGTTCTTGCTCTCGGCCCTCAAAATGTGGACTGCCGTCGTGAATTGGCGGACGGGTACATGGGTCTCGCCAAACTCTTGGGCTTGACCGGCGATAAGAAGGGTCAGGGCGAATACCTGCGACAGGCGCTACTAATTCTGGATCCGCTGAGCGTCTCGAGCCCGAGCGATCAGCGGGTGCAATCCGCGCTGGCGACGGCTTATGTAGGGAACGCTGACATTCTCACGGGGGCCGACAACGAGCGTGCGCGGGAGCTCTATGAGAAAGGACTACTGATCTACACGCGGGTCGTCAAGGCTGATCCCACCAATGACGAGTATCAGAGACTTGGTTCGTCTGCGCACAAACACTTTGGGGCCCTCCTGGCGGTATTGAAGCAATTCGATGAAGCGCTGGAGCACTATCGGCAGGCTCTGACTATTGATGAAGCGCAGCTGGCCGCCCATCCCGACAACCTCCAGGCGCGCTACTCCATCACCTACACCTACAGCGACACCGGCTTTATCTTGGGCAAACGCGGAGACATAGAGGCTGCCCTTTCCTACTATCACAAGGCCCTCGATGTCCGGAGCGCCATTGTTGCCGCTGATCCCCGAGACACCAGAGCGAGTGCCGGCCTTGCCAACTCCTACTCGTACATCGGTAGCCTTCTGCAAGAGAAACGCGAGTATGCTGGTGCCCTTGAATCCTTCAAAAAAGGGCTGAGCATCCGGCAAGCTTTGGCGCTAGGGGATCCCGCCAACGAGCAGATTCGTTTTCAGGTCGCAGATGCGCAATCGAACATCGGGGAGCTATACGTAGAGCTGGCAGGCAGGAGCCCGGTCGGCTCGGCGGAGCGCACCTTGCGTTGTCGCGAGTCCCGACCATGGCTCCAAGACTCTCTGCCTGTTTTTCGGCGGTTGGAGGCAGAAGGGAAGCTGAAATTCGCGGAGCTCGAAAACCGGGTGAGCATAGAGAAAGCATTAGCGAACTGTGACAGCGTTCTAGCTAGCCGCCAACGCCCAAACCCCAATCCATAATACAAGCCGGCCGGTGCGCCACACCGTCGGAGGGAGATCCGTGACCGTCGTCGACTGGCTGCTTGACTCGGACCCGTCGGTCCGCTGGCAAGTGATGCGGGATCTGATCGATGCGCCCGCGGAGGAGGTCGCGGCCGAGCGCGCCCGGGTCGCCACCGAGGGCGCGGGCGCGCGGCTGCTCGCCCTCCAGGCGGCCGACGGCCGGTGGGGTGGCGCGGCCTGGAACCGCGGGTGGGACTCCACGATGCACG contains:
- a CDS encoding chloride channel protein: MLQPSDEPEPPHLSDENRWYTEHTALLISTVKWSLLGAAAGVCVGEGTRVFLWSLAASSRLTAHFFAGGFKPYYLLPVALPLCVWLIRSFAPSAHGHGTEAVIAAVHQRSGKVDWLVAPVKLLATVLTLAFGGSVGKEGPCAQIGAAITSLFADLLRLKDEDRRRLVICGIGAGFAAVFGTPVSGALFGIEVLYLGRIEYAVLFPCLVSGIVAHLVCGVSAPVPVLHSDLSVLDQKTIVPLSIAFGGAFGLIALLLIESMRGMERALRRVSHHPYLVAAGGGAVLALFYVVVGDQYAGLGTQVIESSLAGTAKVVVAAFLFKILATAITLETGGSGGIVTPLFFIGATSGAALAQAAGLPSGVFAAFGFVSVLAAAANTPIAAAVMGMELLPTQLGVYAALCAGTAFLIVGHRSVYASQKLGFTKSAGLEIPLDVPVEEGRDAMRVRRGSLTELVHNAVIRRTKKAEKPSEE
- a CDS encoding adenylate/guanylate cyclase domain-containing protein translates to MSPVHPAGHPKGLTLGRALTLSLAGVALVVGLLLGLLLQRWGDSLLAASERLREALSGRAEAEVRRTLGGAEAALEDVTKQARSGAMDVEDPLSVERCLFTDLMANADLAEVTLTRARRTADDASAPLAAQERWQLSVFREGNEASRIVTSHSHRQGKDFVVDVRARPPGSYALRAVAFARAASPGEDPTVHPTFASTLQHHRFSSDPLWTDLHYAELDARLPEADRRVVVTVMKVLEDDAGRFLGVIRVGLLTTALDRVARLRVDANDPADPHRVFLADADGRLITRLHSEQKFEEEKGDLRAAAEGLPEEMRVALAHPALRRVSPEDPVGFGRFDVGGRAFLVSALNLRGAQGWRVGIVVPEDHYLGAFRRVRVVLLLVSVSAGGVLLLFGILALRSVRGSLARMVASAARMREFDFAPAPATSPFRDVAEVMTDMEQAKTALRALGKYVPIDLVRQLYRARKEPTLGGELLDVSLMFTDIQDFTMLSERLPPDTLAAALGRYFAVMTAAIHAAGGTVDKYIGDAVMALWNAPEAQRDHATHACSAALECLEATGALMSSRDWAGLPPFRTRFGLHRDKVMVGHFGAPDRLSYTALGDGVNVASRLEGLNKTYGTTILVSQAIRESAGEAFAFRLVDVVAVKGKSQGIRVYELICAGPGAASQQERIKAYERALEAYQQRRFADALKLLAGREDDPPSQVLEERCRRFLRTPPPDEWNGLFVADSK
- a CDS encoding haloacid dehalogenase type II codes for the protein MAGQATQRVPVACVFDAYGTLFDVGSVVGRHQARLGASAQRVSMLWRQKQLEYTWLRSLMGRYADFLTVTREALLYSLRACGIEDARLAEDLLAGYWTPEAYPEVHESLGTLHENGLRLTVLSNGSPPMLEAAVKAARLDRFFEALLSVDAVSVYKPDPRVYRMATQHFVAAPSDLVFVSANAWDVAGASTFGLRAFWVNRTAQLAEHLPGEPEAKITSLAVLPELLLAGPGHSGSGAERSDRRA
- a CDS encoding DUF4412 domain-containing protein; its protein translation is MKAVTKAFACAVGFVCLAMLPAHADDLTIVSTVRAKDHTATATQYLSSDKTRTSNGDMDTIVNYSTGAMTMIDNRKKEYYETSAAEMAAMFDQFRQATANSPLGGLMGGKVSDVSVQKVEGAKKVAGYDCDHYILSMGDDMKFDIWAAPDLKAPQQYYDASKAPYAAMGPMGARFEKMFEEMKRIKGFPLSTGINAKVMMLKIDTLSEATEVKTGSIPASAFDIPAGYRKKDSPFSKKR
- a CDS encoding ECF-type sigma factor, whose product is MSSVPSKPISELLVRWKGGDQEALQALLPLVYDELKRIAHHYLRNERPGHTLQSTALVHEAYLRLVESPLQLQNRAHFFAVAARLMREILVDHARRRRAAKRDYRCKITLDRAVALPQKREVDLLALDDALDELSRLDPRQGRIVELRFFGGLSIEETSEILGISPATVKREWATARAWLHREMSGGAARP
- a CDS encoding serine/threonine-protein kinase is translated as MSRPAAPEGMLESPSVPNRLLGRRLGPYQILEQIGAGGMGEVYRAFRADEEYRKDVAIKLIRAGQDSTLVISRFKNERQILANLDHPNIARLLDGGTTEEGTPYLVMELIEGMPIDEYCDAHKLPTAERLKLFLKVCSAVQYAHQRLIIHRDIKPGNTLVKADGVPKLLDFGIAKILTTDDAGAIQATATGVRQLTPEYASPEQLRGQTITTASDVYSLGLVLYRVLTGHSPYRLGTHSLREIVQAACEIEPERPSSVIGRVEDVQDHEEGLTTVTPESVGRVRDGSPEKLRRRLAGDLDTLVMKALAKDPGQRYTSAEQLGEDIRRHLTGLPIAARKQTVAYRLRKFGLRHRSTVAAALLVFLTLILGIVLTTRAARIARAQQARAERNFNNVRKLANALLFEVHDSIKDLPGATVARGLILERAQEYLDDLARESRTDSALLRELATAYERLAHLQGDPREANLGNTTKALQNYRQAIELRQAVLALGPQNVDCRRELADGYMGLAKLLGLTGDKKGQGEYLRQALLILDPLSVSSPSDQRVQSALATAYVGNADILTGADNERARELYEKGLLIYTRVVKADPTNDEYQRLGSSAHKHFGALLAVLKQFDEALEHYRQALTIDEAQLAAHPDNLQARYSITYTYSDTGFILGKRGDIEAALSYYHKALDVRSAIVAADPRDTRASAGLANSYSYIGSLLQEKREYAGALESFKKGLSIRQALALGDPANEQIRFQVADAQSNIGELYVELAGRSPVGSAERTLRCRESRPWLQDSLPVFRRLEAEGKLKFAELENRVSIEKALANCDSVLASRQRPNPNP